One Campylobacter sputorum subsp. sputorum DNA segment encodes these proteins:
- the cysS gene encoding cysteine--tRNA ligase: MVIYDSAKKKKVEFKPIKDGEVRMYVCGPTVYDDAHLGHAKSSVSFDLLRRVFISLGYKVKFVKNFTDIDDKILKKMDESGKSLEEITSFYIQRYLDDMDKLNVLRADFEPKATQNLDEIISYIELLIKNNSAYILNDGVYFDTSKDKDYLSLSHKNDSEDNIARVSSNENKKNEKDFVLWKFDEKWYESPFGKGRPGWHTECVAMIKKHLAYDNETLIDIHAGGMDLLFPHHENEAAQCRCAEHKNLAKYWMHNGFVQINNEKMSKSLGNSFFIKDALNIVCGEVLRFYLISTHYRANFNYNLQDLLASKKRLDKIYRLKKRVLDVKPSMVDEKFKIELLKALSDDLNSSLGLATLDMMVSSANEYLDKNPKDKNYKAIVLANLNFASEILGILQVDTTEYFQFGVDDKTRENILNLITQRNEAKKEKNYQKADEIRDNLMDLGISIMDTPNGTIWEKL; this comes from the coding sequence ATGGTTATATACGATAGTGCCAAAAAGAAAAAAGTTGAATTCAAACCAATCAAAGATGGTGAAGTTAGAATGTATGTGTGCGGTCCAACCGTTTATGATGACGCACATTTGGGACATGCAAAAAGTAGCGTTAGTTTTGATCTTTTAAGAAGAGTTTTTATATCGCTTGGATATAAAGTTAAATTTGTAAAAAACTTCACAGATATTGATGATAAAATTTTAAAAAAGATGGATGAAAGTGGTAAAAGTTTAGAAGAAATAACATCTTTTTATATACAAAGATATCTTGATGATATGGATAAATTAAATGTATTAAGAGCAGATTTTGAGCCAAAAGCTACACAAAATTTAGATGAAATCATATCATACATAGAACTTTTGATAAAAAATAATTCAGCTTATATACTAAATGATGGCGTATATTTTGATACATCAAAAGATAAAGATTATCTATCTTTAAGCCATAAAAACGATAGTGAAGATAATATAGCAAGAGTTAGCTCAAATGAAAATAAAAAAAATGAAAAAGACTTTGTTCTATGGAAATTTGATGAAAAATGGTATGAAAGTCCTTTTGGCAAAGGAAGACCGGGATGGCATACAGAGTGTGTTGCAATGATAAAAAAACACCTTGCTTATGATAATGAAACACTCATAGACATTCACGCAGGCGGTATGGATCTGCTTTTCCCACACCATGAAAACGAAGCAGCACAATGCAGATGTGCTGAGCATAAAAACTTGGCAAAATACTGGATGCATAACGGCTTTGTGCAAATAAATAATGAAAAGATGAGTAAATCTCTTGGAAATAGTTTTTTTATAAAAGACGCTCTAAATATCGTATGTGGGGAAGTTTTGCGATTTTATTTAATAAGCACTCATTATAGAGCAAATTTTAACTATAACTTGCAAGATTTACTTGCAAGCAAAAAAAGGTTAGATAAAATCTACAGATTAAAAAAGAGAGTTTTAGATGTAAAGCCTAGCATGGTTGATGAGAAATTTAAAATAGAGCTTTTAAAAGCACTAAGTGATGATTTAAACTCATCTCTTGGGCTTGCAACACTTGATATGATGGTAAGCTCAGCAAACGAATATCTAGATAAAAACCCAAAAGATAAAAACTATAAAGCAATAGTTTTAGCAAATTTAAATTTTGCTAGCGAAATTTTAGGTATTTTGCAAGTTGATACCACCGAGTATTTTCAATTTGGTGTGGATGATAAAACAAGAGAAAATATTTTAAATTTAATAACACAAAGAAATGAAGCAAAAAAAGAAAAAAATTATCAAAAAGCAGATGAGATAAGAGATAATTTAATGGATTTAGGAATTTCCATTATGGATACACCAAATGGAACTATTTGGGAAAAGCTATGA